Proteins from a genomic interval of Rubinisphaera italica:
- a CDS encoding Nramp family divalent metal transporter, whose amino-acid sequence MTRILDKVKLIGPGILVAATGVGAGDLATGALTGSLLGVAILWAVIVGALFKYAMNEGLTRWQLATETTLLEGCFRYFGTIFLLAFLAYLILWTYFVSAALMSACGVVMHAILPVFGSPENDKWYWGILHSLVAVGLVFTGGYRLFEKVMTVCIGVMFVTVVLTAVAMQPNLLDVLSGIFWPTIPHADGQGTNWTIALLGGIGGTLTILCYGYWIREEGRVSLKDLPTCRIDLASGYLMTAIFGMAMVVIGSEIVIEKGASSKTIVVIAEKLQEVFGNFGTPMKWIFLVGAWGAVASSLLGVWQSVPYLFADVYESLAAKFCKRDCQSVNVRSWPYRLYLIAMAFIPILALSTNFKSLQKIYAICGALLIPLLAVVLLILGNSSRMIGRENRNPLWSNTLLGVALLFFSVAGLLALAEVFRVKPMTVK is encoded by the coding sequence ATGACTCGAATACTCGATAAAGTGAAGCTGATTGGTCCCGGAATCCTGGTTGCGGCGACGGGAGTGGGAGCGGGCGATCTGGCGACTGGAGCTTTGACGGGGAGTCTGCTGGGAGTTGCCATTCTGTGGGCGGTGATTGTCGGTGCTCTCTTTAAATATGCGATGAACGAAGGACTCACTCGCTGGCAACTGGCGACTGAAACGACACTGCTTGAAGGTTGTTTTCGCTATTTCGGAACAATTTTTCTGCTGGCATTTCTAGCCTATCTCATCCTCTGGACTTACTTTGTTTCCGCAGCATTGATGAGCGCCTGCGGCGTCGTCATGCATGCGATTCTTCCTGTGTTTGGTTCTCCCGAGAACGACAAATGGTACTGGGGAATTCTGCATAGTCTTGTTGCGGTCGGATTGGTATTCACAGGAGGATATCGGCTCTTTGAAAAAGTGATGACTGTCTGCATCGGTGTGATGTTCGTGACCGTGGTGTTGACCGCCGTCGCAATGCAGCCAAATCTGCTGGACGTTCTCTCGGGCATATTCTGGCCAACCATACCTCATGCAGATGGACAAGGCACAAACTGGACGATTGCCCTGCTCGGCGGTATCGGTGGCACGTTGACAATTCTCTGTTACGGATACTGGATCCGGGAAGAAGGGCGGGTGTCTCTCAAAGATCTTCCGACATGTCGAATCGATCTGGCGAGTGGCTATCTGATGACCGCCATCTTTGGAATGGCGATGGTGGTGATCGGCTCAGAAATTGTCATCGAAAAAGGAGCTTCCTCAAAAACAATTGTTGTTATCGCTGAGAAACTGCAGGAAGTCTTCGGCAACTTCGGTACACCGATGAAGTGGATTTTTTTGGTCGGAGCCTGGGGAGCGGTTGCGAGCAGTTTACTGGGTGTCTGGCAGTCTGTGCCGTATCTGTTTGCTGATGTTTATGAATCGCTTGCTGCCAAATTTTGCAAACGGGATTGTCAATCGGTCAACGTTCGAAGCTGGCCGTATCGTCTGTACTTAATCGCCATGGCGTTTATCCCGATTCTCGCCCTCTCGACGAACTTCAAATCGCTGCAGAAAATCTATGCGATTTGCGGTGCGTTGCTAATCCCCCTCCTTGCAGTCGTTCTCCTGATTTTGGGAAACAGTTCACGTATGATCGGGCGTGAGAATCGAAATCCGCTGTGGAGTAATACATTGCTTGGTGTTGCATTGTTGTTTTTCTCCGTTGCAGGTCTGCTTGCACTGGCAGAAGTATTTCGTGTAAAACCAATGACCGTCAAATAA